GAATCGAAGATCGCGAAGCAATTGTGATAATACGCGCCTTCTCGAAGGCAGTAAATTTATATCCAGTATACCACTGACTACATTAGTCAAGAGGTTACATCCAAGCGCACCAGAGGATGTGCTCACAGCAGTCTCTATGCTCAGATATAGAGACCTTGTGATTGTAGCAATTATGTTGAATCGTGAGAAGGTCACAGATCAGACCTGGATATATATCCCAGAACGAAAAATACCCTTCGGTAGAATTCATGAACCCAAGAACTGGAGTATGAAAATGGCTCCAGCAGACAAGACACTCATTGTAGCAGAGCATTTCTGTTTTGAGGACGACGAAACATGGAGAGCAGACGATAAACAACTAACAGAGAGTACTATCCATCATCTGAAGCACTTGGGATACATTAATAGAAATGAGGTTATAGACAGCATTGTAATAAGATTACCAAAAGCCTATCCCTTACTTGAAGTCGGATATAAAGAATACTACGATAAAGTACTTGATTATCTGAGCAGGTTCAAGAACTTGTATATTACAGGCAGAGGAGGGATGTTCAAGTACTATAATATGGACCATGCGATAGAATCGGGGATAGAAGCAGCGAAGAGGATAATAAAAAATGACAGGTCTGATATATTTTCAGGTGAAGAGACATGAGATGTGCCCTCATTATCCCTTCCTGGGTACCTGAAGATATTTTCTCTTCCAAAACCGCAGGTTCACAGATCAATTACTGGCAGCCATTGGGAACACTCTATGTTGCTTCGAGCCTTTTGAGATCTGGACACGATGTCAGGTTTTTCAATGGTGCCTTTATGACACATGAAGAGATACTAAGAGAAGTAGAGGTATATAAGCCTGAGTTCGCAGGGATATATTCGACCACCTTTGGATGGAAAAATGCGAGGAAGACCGCAAGTAACATAAAGAGGCTTAATAGTCAAACATTTATCTGTGCTGGAGGTCCATATCCAATAGCGGCTCAGGAGCGTTGTCTGAATGAAGGCGCTGAATGGTTTGATGCTGTGGTTACCGGAGAAGGTGAACTAACAGTCTCTGAAATGATAGATAATATTCAGAGAGGAAAGAGCCTTGAGGGAGTAAAGGGTGTAATTTACAGAGATGGTGACAGGGTAATAAAGAATCCACCAAGACACTTAATAAGCAATCTTGACTCCATCCCCTCCCCTGCCAGAGAACTTTTAGGCGATACGAATCTGTATATTCCTCCACCAGCAACATACAGAAAAAAGCCTGTCGCTGTCATGCTGACATCAAGAGGGTGTAACAGGAGATGTATTTTCTGTTTTCAGATAGACAAAGAGAGGAAGAGTGGAATTCGCTATCGCAGTGTGGAGAATGTAATGTCAGAAATAGAGCTCTGTTTGAGACAGGGGTTCAGAGAGATAA
Above is a window of Nitrospirota bacterium DNA encoding:
- a CDS encoding radical SAM protein, which gives rise to MRCALIIPSWVPEDIFSSKTAGSQINYWQPLGTLYVASSLLRSGHDVRFFNGAFMTHEEILREVEVYKPEFAGIYSTTFGWKNARKTASNIKRLNSQTFICAGGPYPIAAQERCLNEGAEWFDAVVTGEGELTVSEMIDNIQRGKSLEGVKGVIYRDGDRVIKNPPRHLISNLDSIPSPARELLGDTNLYIPPPATYRKKPVAVMLTSRGCNRRCIFCFQIDKERKSGIRYRSVENVMSEIELCLRQGFREIKFIDDTFAADYDRAMQLAQEIKTRNLDFTWFASACVNQVDKPLLRAFKDGGCWAILFGAESGVQKNLNTIRKGITLEQTRNAVKWARDVGLKVFTPFIFGIPGETFEEGLKTIVFACELNPDIANFHAITPFPGTELYDNAEKYGTVSEELTDFTYQGAAFVPFTMTREEIMRLRSIAFRRFYSRPGFLLRRALGIRNLND